The uncultured Ilyobacter sp. nucleotide sequence AAGCCCTTAATCCACCACACAAAGGTATTACATTTAGGTGTTTCTATATTTTTTTTAAAAGTTTTTATTGACTTTAAAGATGATTAAAGTTAAAATTCAGTATAAAGGTATGATGTTTAAGGCAGTATAAAGTTCTATTGGTGATCCTTATCTAGAAAAGGATATAATTTATATTACCTTGTTTTATTACATATTGATTATAAAATTTATAAAGGGGTGTTAATGTGAATAATTTTAATTGGAATTTTCCTACAGAAATAGCTTATGGAGAAGGTAGAATAAATGAAGTTGGAGAAATAGCCAAAGCTCATGGAAAAAAAGCTATGATTGCCACTTATGCAAGAGGTGGATTTTTAGATTCAATTATAGATACTGTTGAGACTTCGTTAAAAAATGCTGGAATAGAGTTTGTAACATTTACAGGGATCGAACCTAATCCAAGAGCTCAAACAATAGATAAGGCTATAGAGAAATTTAAAACTGAAAAATGTGATCTTGTAATTGCCCTTGGTGGAGGAAGTGTTATCGATGGTTCTAAATATATAGCTGCCACTAGTTTTTCTGGTGGAAAGGCATGGGACTATGTCGTTCTAGGAGATAGAGTGCCTAGAGAATATACTGGAGCCTACCCGATTATATCTATTCCTACAATTTCTGCTTCTGGTTCTGAGTGTAATGCCGGTGGAGTTTTAACTAATGCTGAAACAAATGAAAAAAGCTTCTCAAGGTCTCCTTATAGATTTCCAAAGGTGGCCATCGTTGATCCAGAACTGCTAACCTCAGTACCTTTGAGCATCACTAAAGATAGCTGCGTAGATATTTTCTCTCATCTAATAGAGCATTATCTATCTAGCCATGCAGAGTCTGAGTTTGCAGATAGAATGACAGAAGGAATGATCCTTACACTAAAGGATAATTTTGATAAGATAATTAATAACCTTTCAGACACTGAGGTTAGAGGACAATTGGCTCTATGCTCTATATTTGGATGGTCCGGCCTTCAAGCTCTTGGTAGAACTGGATGTATACCTATGCACTCAATTGAGATGCCTTTAAGTGCTATCTATGATTTACCACACGGAAGAGGAATGGCTATCGTTATACCTCCTTATCTTGAGTTAATGGCTGAAGCAGAAGTTATGCCAGCCAGATGGGCAAAACTTGCAAGAAGATGTTTTGGTGTAACTGAAAAAGATGATATTAAAGCTGCAAAAATGCTGGCTCCAAAAGTAACAGAGTGGTTGAAAGACACAGGTTCTTACATGACTCTTTCTGACGTAAACATCCCGTCTGACCAATTTGAAAAGATGGCTGACGATATCGTAAGAATGTTCAAAGGACCTGAACCTAACACAACTCCTGGACCAAGACCAGTAACTAAAGAAGAGATAATTAAAATTTATAATATGTGTAAATAGGATTTATAAGACCTTTCCTATCCTAGTTACCGATATATTATATTATTAAATGTTTATAGGGGGCTCTAACAGAGCCCCCTATAAATTAATTTTTTGAATAAGTTTCCCATAAGTACCTTAATAGGGTATAATTTTCATCTATTCTTTCCTCTTAGCAAATAAACCTAATTCCAAAATCTATTTAATTGTATTTCCACCATCAATTGGCAATATAGTTCCGACCATGTCATTCGAGTAATCTGAACATAGGTAAACAGCTGCAGTTGCAACACTTTCAACATCTACTAATCTATTTGATGGTCTAATTGAAGCTAATGCATCTTGATCTTTTTGTGGAAATGCTAAAACTAAAGGTGTAGACATAGTTCCTGGAGCTATAGCATTTATGTTAATACCATTAGGAGCATTTTCTATAGCTGCTGCTTTTGTAAGTCCGTTAACAGCATGTTTACTTCCTACATATACTGATAGTCCTGCGAATCCAGCAGAAGTTCCAGCTTCTGATGATACATTAACTATTTTTCCTGTTTTATTTTCAAGCATCATTTTGATTTCATTTTGCATACATAAGAAAACTCCTTTTACATTTATATTCATAATGAAATCGTATTGCTCAATTGAAGTTGTGTTGAAATCTTTAAGTCCACCAGTAACACCGGCATTGTTTACAGCAAAATCAAGTTTCCCATATTTATCTTTAATAATGTTCATGGCATTTTTGATGTCGTTATTATTTGTAACATCACCTTTGATAAATATAGCTCCTTCGGTAAGTTTGGTACATTCTTCTGCTACTTTATTTCCGTTTATTTCGTCAATTCCAAAGATTACAACTTTTGCACCCTCTTCGGCGAATTTTTTTGAAATAGCTGCTCCTAATCCGTTTTCTCCCCCAGTAATAAATGCTACACCGTTTCTAATTCCCTTCATTTGTTTACTACCATCCTTTCAATTCAGATTTTTTAGAGATTAATCTATTAAACTTTTATCTGGAGTTACAATTATTTTAACCTGACTGTCTCTGTCACTACCGGTTAATGCAGCAAATCCTTCTTTTACCAAATCATCTAAATGAATTTTTTTAGTTATTAACTGATCGGCCTTTATTCTTCCGTCAGCTAGGTATTTGATGGTGGTATCAAAAATTCCTTCTCCGTAAACAACAGATCCTACAATTTTCTTCTCACCCATAACTAGGTTGTTTAAGTTAAAGTTGACTCCTTTTTCCCAGATACTAACAACAACTACTGTTCCTTTTTTACGAATTACATCTACAGAGGTGTCAAAACCAGCCTGAACACCAGTAACTTCAAATGAAATATCCGCTCCAAGTCCATTTGTAAGTTTTTTAACTTCTTCAGCTACATTTACTTCACGGGGGTCTAAAACTACATCTGCCCCAGCTTTTAAAGCAAATTCTTTTCTTTTAGTGGACAGTTCAACAGCAATGACATTTTTTGCTCCCAAGGCTTTTAGATTTTCAATCAATGCCAAACCTATCGGTCCTGCACCAACAACAACTGCAGTCTGATTAACTTTAAGTTCACCAACTTCTATGGCGTGTAGGGCAACACTTAGTGGTTCAACAAGTGCAC carries:
- a CDS encoding iron-containing alcohol dehydrogenase gives rise to the protein MNNFNWNFPTEIAYGEGRINEVGEIAKAHGKKAMIATYARGGFLDSIIDTVETSLKNAGIEFVTFTGIEPNPRAQTIDKAIEKFKTEKCDLVIALGGGSVIDGSKYIAATSFSGGKAWDYVVLGDRVPREYTGAYPIISIPTISASGSECNAGGVLTNAETNEKSFSRSPYRFPKVAIVDPELLTSVPLSITKDSCVDIFSHLIEHYLSSHAESEFADRMTEGMILTLKDNFDKIINNLSDTEVRGQLALCSIFGWSGLQALGRTGCIPMHSIEMPLSAIYDLPHGRGMAIVIPPYLELMAEAEVMPARWAKLARRCFGVTEKDDIKAAKMLAPKVTEWLKDTGSYMTLSDVNIPSDQFEKMADDIVRMFKGPEPNTTPGPRPVTKEEIIKIYNMCK
- a CDS encoding SDR family oxidoreductase; its protein translation is MKGIRNGVAFITGGENGLGAAISKKFAEEGAKVVIFGIDEINGNKVAEECTKLTEGAIFIKGDVTNNNDIKNAMNIIKDKYGKLDFAVNNAGVTGGLKDFNTTSIEQYDFIMNINVKGVFLCMQNEIKMMLENKTGKIVNVSSEAGTSAGFAGLSVYVGSKHAVNGLTKAAAIENAPNGININAIAPGTMSTPLVLAFPQKDQDALASIRPSNRLVDVESVATAAVYLCSDYSNDMVGTILPIDGGNTIK
- a CDS encoding 2,3-butanediol dehydrogenase, giving the protein MKAALWYGPKDVRIEEVSEPVVKENEVKVKVKWCGICGTDLHEYLAGPIFIPVDAKHPSTGAKAPVILGHEFSGEVVELGKNVTEFKIGDPVVIEPLVTCGECKACREGNYHLCDGLAFHGLMDLGGGLAEYTTFRKEFVKKLPEGVSYEKGALVEPLSVALHAIEVGELKVNQTAVVVGAGPIGLALIENLKALGAKNVIAVELSTKRKEFALKAGADVVLDPREVNVAEEVKKLTNGLGADISFEVTGVQAGFDTSVDVIRKKGTVVVVSIWEKGVNFNLNNLVMGEKKIVGSVVYGEGIFDTTIKYLADGRIKADQLITKKIHLDDLVKEGFAALTGSDRDSQVKIIVTPDKSLID